The Agrobacterium cucumeris genome has a segment encoding these proteins:
- a CDS encoding condensation domain-containing protein: MAADNTRMLARRVEESFDRGDAAPPSQYEEQIWFKQFQDPDQVFRHLLAYRIGEECDLLRLTAALKTIGEAWPELRARFAFGEDGALSKSIEALSASDVQLLQVPSSAEALALLHDLQARPFDAETDPSFQAVVLLNEGEILLAFLVHGLLGEVLSPQILLDGISAAYAGETPKPLSARKVEDGGINPLPLGWLQRPASGSAVVALRQNRLERPASHSHGVDLPATLLDLNSSTATNALLARAGARFALFLAAGDGPETVTLRLQNDAPTPPSAEAASRISISRHQSPEQAEKTVLAGLKQRNDNDDEPVTFTLHALAAPVQPVSEHGLQFEPLLLPSLQSGLGLTLAAGQTVAGDIRLELTGGKEMSPHATAFLLERFVSHLEGGADFSGIVPQNASAASEQPARLSAHPGDDATATTILAEFREALASPDMGPDDDFFDFGGHSLIATRIIGRLLANHGIELRFNDLFSYPSAAALATQATRLETAAPAHAEATETGSLTAPLSLAQMSLWKAYAAFGFGEIFNIPFALDFLDPVDENAFECAFLDIIERHPGLRTHFYVENDTVLQKIVPMHDMPGYKWFWTSEESQGVDRHAEAGWRFDLARELPIRLRFLRDAQTGRQVLSFLFHHIVLDEWSVNLMMDELTEAYRARVAGKAPVFTTKPAPFHEFARKQVASGVNAGHLAYWTDMLRDAPKGLALNGQDSTPHEASQDEAPAGGWVEFKLEKHVSDGLYAIAKQNSASLFNVVYAAIAASLRHLGGLNDLVVGTSASGRTDSGYFDTIGYFTTVVAHRVRFGENMTVGELISSVKNTINGSLEHSEIPIDLVEEALGMTPGRDHLFEVFIQIHARNKLNGMLAGPDGKPVEFRQIDPDKHESMLGLQFEVMEETIGGERSIRVLMSYRSDRYGPNAVERLRNTTSGVFSRFAEAGASSKVLTTLA; the protein is encoded by the coding sequence ATGGCAGCAGACAATACGCGTATGCTCGCACGTCGCGTCGAAGAGAGCTTCGACAGAGGCGACGCAGCACCGCCGAGCCAATATGAAGAGCAGATCTGGTTCAAGCAGTTTCAGGACCCCGATCAGGTCTTCCGGCATCTTCTCGCCTACCGCATCGGCGAAGAATGCGACCTGTTGCGCCTGACCGCAGCGCTGAAGACGATCGGCGAAGCCTGGCCCGAGCTTCGCGCACGCTTTGCCTTCGGAGAGGATGGCGCCCTTTCAAAAAGCATCGAAGCCCTGTCCGCCTCCGATGTGCAATTGCTGCAGGTGCCATCGTCAGCGGAAGCCCTCGCCCTTCTGCACGACCTTCAGGCAAGGCCCTTCGACGCCGAAACCGACCCGTCCTTCCAGGCGGTGGTGCTGTTGAATGAAGGGGAAATCCTGTTGGCCTTCCTGGTCCATGGCCTGCTCGGCGAAGTCCTCTCGCCGCAAATCCTGCTGGATGGCATTTCCGCCGCCTATGCCGGTGAGACACCAAAACCGCTTTCCGCTCGCAAGGTCGAAGATGGCGGTATCAACCCGCTTCCACTCGGCTGGCTGCAGCGCCCGGCCTCCGGCTCAGCCGTCGTGGCGTTGCGGCAAAACAGGCTGGAGAGGCCGGCAAGCCACAGCCATGGCGTCGATCTTCCCGCCACGCTGCTCGACCTCAACAGTTCTACCGCGACGAATGCGCTTCTGGCGCGTGCCGGTGCGCGTTTCGCCCTGTTCCTCGCGGCAGGCGACGGTCCCGAAACCGTGACGCTCCGCCTGCAAAACGATGCCCCTACGCCACCTTCAGCGGAGGCTGCATCGCGGATATCGATCTCGCGTCACCAATCGCCCGAACAGGCTGAAAAAACCGTACTGGCGGGACTGAAACAGCGAAACGACAATGATGACGAGCCCGTCACCTTCACACTGCATGCGTTGGCGGCGCCTGTTCAGCCCGTATCGGAGCATGGCCTCCAGTTCGAACCCCTGCTTCTGCCCTCCCTGCAATCCGGTCTTGGCCTCACCCTTGCCGCTGGCCAGACAGTCGCTGGCGACATCCGCCTCGAACTGACGGGCGGGAAGGAAATGTCGCCGCATGCGACGGCCTTCCTGCTGGAGCGTTTCGTCAGCCATCTCGAAGGCGGCGCAGATTTTTCCGGCATCGTACCTCAAAATGCCTCCGCAGCATCGGAGCAGCCGGCTCGCCTATCCGCCCACCCTGGCGATGACGCCACCGCCACGACCATCCTTGCCGAATTCCGAGAGGCGCTTGCCTCACCCGATATGGGACCGGACGACGATTTCTTCGATTTCGGCGGTCATTCGCTGATCGCCACCCGCATCATCGGGCGTCTGCTCGCCAATCACGGCATAGAGCTGCGTTTCAACGATCTGTTCAGCTATCCAAGCGCCGCCGCGCTCGCCACACAGGCGACCCGCCTCGAAACTGCTGCGCCCGCACATGCGGAAGCGACGGAAACCGGCTCGCTGACCGCGCCGCTTTCGCTGGCGCAGATGTCGCTCTGGAAGGCCTATGCCGCCTTCGGTTTCGGCGAGATATTCAATATTCCCTTCGCACTCGATTTCCTCGATCCCGTCGATGAAAACGCTTTCGAATGCGCCTTCCTCGACATCATCGAGCGCCACCCCGGCCTGCGCACCCATTTCTACGTCGAAAACGACACGGTTCTGCAGAAGATCGTGCCGATGCACGACATGCCCGGTTACAAATGGTTCTGGACCAGCGAAGAAAGCCAGGGTGTGGACCGCCACGCAGAGGCCGGCTGGCGGTTCGATCTTGCGCGTGAATTGCCGATACGGCTACGCTTCCTGCGGGATGCACAGACCGGCCGGCAGGTGCTGTCCTTCCTCTTCCACCACATCGTGCTGGACGAATGGTCGGTGAACCTGATGATGGACGAACTGACCGAAGCCTACCGGGCAAGAGTGGCCGGCAAGGCGCCGGTCTTTACAACCAAACCTGCGCCCTTCCATGAATTTGCCAGAAAACAGGTCGCCTCAGGCGTCAATGCCGGCCACCTTGCCTATTGGACCGACATGTTGCGGGATGCGCCGAAGGGCCTTGCCCTCAACGGGCAGGATAGCACCCCGCACGAGGCATCGCAGGACGAGGCGCCGGCGGGCGGCTGGGTCGAATTCAAGCTTGAGAAGCACGTGAGCGACGGCCTCTACGCCATTGCCAAGCAGAACAGCGCCTCGCTGTTCAACGTGGTTTATGCGGCAATCGCCGCATCGCTGCGCCATCTGGGTGGCTTGAACGATCTCGTGGTCGGCACCTCGGCTTCGGGCCGTACGGATAGCGGATATTTCGACACCATCGGCTATTTCACCACGGTCGTCGCCCATCGCGTGCGCTTCGGCGAGAACATGACCGTTGGCGAGCTGATTTCTTCGGTGAAGAACACCATCAACGGCTCACTGGAACACAGCGAAATCCCGATCGATCTCGTCGAGGAAGCGCTGGGCATGACGCCCGGCCGCGACCATCTGTTCGAGGTCTTCATCCAGATTCACGCCAGGAACAAGCTGAATGGCATGCTTGCCGGACCAGATGGCAAACCGGTGGAGTTTCGCCAGATCGATCCCGACAAACACGAATCCATGCTGGGACTGCAATTCGAGGTGATGGAAGAGACGATCGGCGGCGAGCGCTCCATTCGCGTACTGATGAGCTACCGCTCCGACCGCTACGGACCCAACGCAGTCGAGCGGCTGCGCAACACCACGAGCGGCGTCTTCAGCCGTTTTGCCGAAGCCGGCGCTTCGAGCAAGGTGCTGACAACCCTCGCCTGA
- a CDS encoding phosphopantetheine-binding protein — MNEPTAAADVMLEAGTMLTDLKALLAEVLEDEAHDIEPGDNLFGHGLHSLALMRLIPPLSQLAGTRLDYDELARQPTLAAWQALIERARVGD; from the coding sequence ATGAATGAGCCCACGGCGGCGGCGGATGTCATGCTGGAGGCGGGAACGATGCTGACAGACCTCAAGGCCCTTCTTGCCGAGGTTCTGGAGGATGAGGCGCACGATATCGAACCGGGGGACAACCTGTTCGGCCACGGGCTTCATTCGCTCGCCCTCATGCGCCTCATCCCGCCGCTTTCGCAGCTTGCCGGAACGCGTCTCGACTATGACGAGCTGGCCCGGCAGCCCACTCTTGCCGCCTGGCAGGCGCTGATCGAACGGGCGCGCGTGGGAGACTGA